In a single window of the Pseudogemmatithrix spongiicola genome:
- a CDS encoding Ig-like domain-containing protein yields the protein MSTRLHPIRRGAVLALALFASLLSCGRDLTGPGGRGSLVALQLAPDFSSMVDTVNGVAYSIAELVPFTRVRVELRRVDNSVAASTVIDFPADATELPLSIDVRLGAAARDGAEPLTAFLRYINAAGDTVFAGGPVAVTARAGRNEEPPPPVQIPIAPTVPGAVFASIDISPDSAAGNTGTSLSFTATGYDAQNNVVSNAIIGFVSRNPAIATVPNLGSGTVNLVAVRGETWIVAQSLTGLRDSAHVRVLPVPTQLIKISGDAQTALQNVAFAQPLRVRVLAADNLPVAGATVSFAVASGDGAVSAATATTDIDGYASVIWTAGSTLGAASVTASVGTPAITTTFTGTQVNAGPTSLAFETEPTAILAGDTLPPIRVAVRNALGQTITSFTGVVSISRVGTAPGLLVGDTAVAAVAGVATFRGLTVTKAGTDYRLVAILAGVPNQLSSTFPVSPAPPHAIQLVSGGGQFADPSTALAAPIVVRVIDVFSYPVVGATVNFAVQSGEGSVTPSSATTDANGQASVQWTVGAAGSQLLRITAGTAPALDVTAQLNDLDGPPVVFAGYDSTLVRIGFSRSVPIYLSSRADTTVTASLSTNNAGLTWSAPTATFAPQARRSDVTLSAADALAPGTYWAYVNSAIGNDSIEVTVDSAFVMFTDLYYDRVTGGDTVSLALRLSDPAPAGGYTVRVKALDSTAAQVLKATGGGPVTAGCLNPDYCNYSSVIVAEGTPDDSVDIVIPTGEIIAHVAVIITTPPGAGSQTVPLSVSAAKHRGDATAFYTTSSLPSISGQIDTVGIGLAAAASFYWNDISSARDRTFRLRSLTPTLFTVDSIVTIPRLEYYSTIFEVRGLAAGAGLLEWGNAQIGYDTISVGVVQPRISLLNATTTGPDAASRDLYVYLDAPGNTAYLTPLADVPITVTSLDTAIAKVETRSVTIPGGTFETTFRLRYGSVGTTKVVASAPGFIPDTLDVTSTAVSFTVNTGSGTLAVGTQLPWTVSILSRNGDVGSPRRIQMQTRNPARTRVVVREFNITRSTSGIATFELAGLSAGADTADFFLDNVYVQSLPFVVSTPKLLLNTGSVQTIDPDSLFTWTLPAYLADSLNFARLAADTVRGTLRSSDPSVVLVTDSLLTIRPNLATSTNDLEIVGVNPGTAILTLSAPGYPNFVDTVTVRPRAIALGGPSGVGQGLLNYMTLVRNSVPSLALPLTITHQGPGRVDFVEPLTEFPASQDLLFEYITGTTVGVDTVIVSAPGHVPDTTIYTVYASRAELVADASVAGGFTDEFVYASLRFFESAAGYDPAATKRFRVTSSDTTRAKVLQDTIIVAGLGGSSRDAKVRYGNPGAVQLIMTDLDGVYAPDTLEVTVGPRRIYGWTDWDENYLPIGVRQRSYEDNMYVELGYYVERDTWVRFTTSRPGLISIPDSVKIPAGEAWAYFNLAAGDTVGGVRVTASLPGFTPWEFDVAVTRSILQICNCSAYVGADNVSEVYVVDALEQYGRPLAVATPLRFRSENSAIANVLQAEWTFPADSDYVAARVFRGVAPGRTTVSVTDARGDVFSRLEPAYSTIEIQQPILAARNTRYFATPGLETTGSDHIVDASIIRDSIWVRLTSANGRMLPAMDSVLVASSDLVLDNRIMSYTESSDTPFKLRGVSAGEDTLILNATGLPTQRVPVTVQPGVLRLAPNTPSVITVGDSLLVTVNFAGADGVIGATTSSNVTLNFGFLDATLRLAPSVVHAVDNALVVPPGATAASFWLKATSAGVGTFEINSESFRTLRITVEARARP from the coding sequence ATGTCCACCCGACTTCATCCCATCCGCCGCGGGGCCGTCCTCGCCCTCGCGTTGTTCGCGTCCCTGCTGAGCTGCGGTCGCGACCTGACCGGCCCCGGCGGCCGCGGGTCGTTGGTGGCGCTGCAGCTCGCGCCGGACTTCTCCTCGATGGTCGACACCGTGAACGGCGTCGCGTACAGCATCGCCGAGCTTGTGCCGTTCACGCGGGTGCGGGTGGAACTGCGGCGCGTCGACAACTCGGTCGCCGCATCGACGGTGATCGACTTTCCTGCCGACGCGACGGAACTGCCGCTCAGCATCGACGTGCGCCTGGGCGCCGCCGCCCGGGACGGCGCGGAGCCGCTGACGGCATTCCTGCGCTACATCAATGCCGCAGGCGACACGGTCTTTGCCGGTGGTCCGGTGGCCGTCACCGCGCGTGCAGGCCGCAACGAGGAGCCTCCGCCGCCGGTGCAGATCCCCATCGCGCCGACGGTCCCTGGCGCGGTGTTCGCGAGCATCGACATCTCGCCGGACTCCGCCGCCGGCAACACCGGTACGAGCCTGAGCTTCACCGCGACGGGCTACGACGCGCAGAACAACGTCGTGAGCAACGCCATCATCGGCTTCGTCTCGCGCAATCCGGCCATCGCGACGGTGCCGAACCTCGGGTCCGGCACGGTGAACCTCGTCGCGGTGCGCGGCGAGACGTGGATCGTCGCGCAGTCGCTCACCGGCCTGCGCGACTCGGCGCACGTGCGCGTGCTGCCCGTGCCGACCCAGCTGATCAAGATCTCCGGCGACGCCCAGACGGCGCTGCAGAACGTCGCCTTTGCCCAGCCGTTGCGCGTGCGCGTACTGGCAGCGGACAACCTGCCGGTGGCCGGTGCGACGGTGAGCTTCGCCGTCGCGTCCGGCGACGGCGCCGTCTCCGCGGCGACGGCGACGACGGACATTGACGGCTACGCCAGCGTCATCTGGACCGCCGGCAGCACCCTTGGCGCCGCGAGCGTCACGGCGAGCGTGGGGACGCCGGCGATCACGACGACCTTCACGGGCACGCAGGTCAACGCGGGCCCGACGTCGCTGGCGTTCGAGACGGAGCCGACGGCGATCCTCGCCGGTGACACGCTGCCGCCGATCCGCGTTGCGGTGCGCAACGCGCTGGGGCAGACGATCACGAGCTTCACGGGCGTGGTGTCGATCAGCCGCGTGGGCACGGCGCCCGGCCTGCTCGTCGGCGATACCGCCGTCGCCGCGGTGGCTGGCGTCGCGACCTTCCGCGGCCTCACGGTGACCAAGGCCGGCACGGACTATCGGTTGGTCGCCATCCTCGCGGGCGTCCCGAACCAGCTGTCCTCGACGTTCCCAGTCTCGCCGGCCCCGCCGCATGCGATCCAGCTCGTCAGTGGCGGCGGGCAGTTCGCCGATCCGTCGACCGCGTTGGCCGCGCCGATCGTCGTGCGCGTGATCGACGTGTTCTCGTATCCGGTGGTCGGCGCCACGGTGAACTTCGCGGTACAGTCGGGCGAGGGCAGCGTGACGCCCAGCAGCGCGACGACCGATGCGAACGGCCAGGCCAGCGTGCAGTGGACGGTCGGCGCCGCCGGCAGCCAGCTGCTCCGCATCACGGCGGGCACGGCCCCCGCGCTCGACGTCACGGCGCAGCTCAATGACCTCGACGGGCCGCCGGTGGTGTTCGCCGGCTACGACTCGACCTTGGTGCGCATCGGCTTCAGCCGCAGCGTCCCGATCTACCTCTCGAGCCGCGCCGACACGACGGTGACGGCGAGCCTCAGCACCAACAACGCGGGCCTGACGTGGTCGGCGCCGACGGCGACCTTCGCGCCGCAGGCGCGGCGCAGCGACGTCACGCTCAGCGCCGCCGACGCGCTCGCGCCCGGCACCTACTGGGCCTACGTGAACTCGGCGATCGGCAACGATTCGATCGAGGTCACGGTGGACTCGGCGTTCGTGATGTTCACGGACCTCTACTACGACCGCGTGACCGGTGGGGACACGGTATCGTTGGCCCTGCGCCTCTCCGACCCTGCACCGGCCGGCGGCTACACAGTGCGCGTGAAGGCGCTGGACTCGACCGCCGCGCAAGTCCTCAAGGCCACCGGTGGCGGGCCGGTGACCGCGGGCTGCCTGAACCCGGACTACTGCAACTACTCATCGGTCATCGTCGCCGAGGGCACGCCGGACGACTCCGTGGACATCGTCATCCCGACGGGCGAGATCATCGCCCACGTCGCCGTGATCATCACGACGCCACCCGGCGCGGGCAGCCAGACCGTGCCGCTCAGCGTGTCGGCCGCCAAGCATCGCGGCGATGCCACGGCGTTCTATACCACGAGTTCGCTGCCGAGCATCAGCGGCCAGATCGACACCGTGGGCATCGGTCTTGCCGCGGCGGCTTCCTTCTACTGGAACGACATCAGCAGCGCGCGCGACCGCACGTTCCGTCTCCGCAGCCTGACGCCAACGCTCTTCACGGTCGACTCGATCGTGACCATCCCGCGTCTGGAGTACTACTCGACGATCTTTGAAGTGCGCGGCCTTGCCGCCGGCGCGGGCCTGCTCGAGTGGGGCAATGCCCAGATCGGCTACGACACGATCAGCGTGGGCGTCGTACAGCCGCGGATCTCGCTCCTGAATGCGACGACGACCGGGCCGGACGCCGCCTCGCGCGACCTCTACGTGTACCTCGACGCGCCCGGCAACACGGCGTACCTCACGCCGCTCGCCGACGTGCCCATCACCGTGACGAGTCTCGACACCGCGATAGCAAAAGTCGAGACGCGCAGCGTGACCATTCCGGGCGGTACCTTCGAAACCACTTTCCGGTTGCGGTACGGGAGCGTCGGCACGACCAAAGTGGTCGCGTCGGCACCGGGATTCATTCCGGACACGCTCGACGTGACGAGCACCGCCGTGAGCTTCACGGTCAACACCGGGAGCGGCACCCTCGCGGTCGGCACACAGCTGCCGTGGACGGTGAGCATCCTCTCGCGAAACGGGGACGTCGGCAGTCCGCGGCGCATCCAGATGCAGACCCGGAACCCCGCCCGCACACGCGTCGTCGTCCGGGAGTTCAACATCACGCGCAGCACGTCGGGCATCGCGACGTTCGAGCTCGCCGGCCTCAGCGCCGGTGCCGACACGGCGGACTTCTTCCTCGACAACGTGTACGTGCAGAGCCTGCCGTTCGTCGTGTCGACGCCCAAGCTGCTGCTGAACACGGGCAGTGTGCAGACCATCGACCCGGACAGCCTGTTCACCTGGACGCTGCCGGCGTATCTCGCCGACTCGTTGAACTTCGCGCGGCTCGCGGCCGACACCGTGCGCGGCACGTTGCGCTCGAGCGATCCCAGCGTGGTGCTCGTCACGGACTCGCTGCTGACGATCCGACCGAACCTCGCCACCTCCACGAACGACCTCGAGATCGTCGGCGTGAACCCCGGCACGGCCATCCTGACGCTGAGCGCGCCGGGCTACCCGAACTTCGTGGACACCGTGACCGTCCGCCCGCGCGCGATCGCGCTCGGTGGACCGAGCGGCGTGGGCCAGGGGCTCCTGAACTACATGACGCTCGTGCGCAACTCGGTGCCGAGCCTCGCCCTCCCCCTCACGATCACGCACCAAGGGCCGGGCCGGGTGGACTTCGTGGAGCCGCTGACGGAGTTCCCGGCGTCGCAGGACCTGCTGTTCGAGTACATCACGGGCACGACCGTCGGCGTGGACACGGTGATCGTCTCGGCCCCTGGCCACGTGCCCGACACGACGATCTACACGGTGTATGCCAGCCGCGCCGAGCTCGTGGCCGACGCATCGGTCGCGGGCGGATTCACCGATGAGTTCGTGTACGCGAGCCTGCGGTTCTTCGAATCGGCGGCGGGCTACGACCCTGCCGCCACCAAGCGCTTCCGCGTGACCTCGTCGGACACGACGCGGGCGAAGGTGCTCCAGGACACGATCATCGTCGCGGGCCTTGGCGGCTCCTCCCGCGATGCCAAGGTGCGCTACGGAAACCCGGGGGCGGTGCAACTCATCATGACCGACCTCGACGGGGTGTACGCCCCCGATACGCTCGAGGTGACCGTCGGGCCGCGCCGGATCTACGGCTGGACGGACTGGGACGAGAACTACCTGCCGATCGGTGTGCGGCAGCGGTCGTACGAGGACAACATGTACGTCGAGCTCGGCTACTACGTCGAGCGGGACACGTGGGTGCGCTTCACCACCTCGCGCCCGGGCCTCATCTCGATACCCGACTCCGTGAAGATCCCGGCGGGCGAGGCGTGGGCCTATTTCAACTTGGCGGCCGGTGACACCGTCGGTGGCGTGCGCGTGACCGCCAGCCTGCCGGGCTTCACGCCCTGGGAGTTCGACGTCGCGGTCACGCGATCGATCCTCCAGATCTGCAACTGTTCCGCCTACGTGGGTGCCGACAACGTCAGCGAGGTCTACGTGGTGGACGCGCTGGAGCAATACGGCCGCCCCCTCGCCGTCGCCACGCCGCTGCGCTTCCGCAGCGAGAACTCGGCGATCGCCAACGTCCTGCAGGCCGAGTGGACCTTCCCGGCGGATTCCGACTACGTCGCGGCACGCGTGTTCCGCGGCGTCGCGCCGGGGCGCACGACGGTGAGCGTCACCGATGCACGTGGCGACGTCTTCAGCCGCCTCGAACCCGCGTATTCCACGATCGAGATCCAGCAGCCGATCCTGGCGGCGCGCAATACGCGCTACTTCGCGACGCCAGGCCTCGAGACGACGGGCAGCGACCACATCGTGGATGCCTCGATCATCCGCGACAGCATCTGGGTGCGCCTGACCTCCGCCAACGGCCGCATGCTCCCCGCCATGGACAGCGTGCTGGTGGCGTCGTCGGACCTCGTGCTCGACAACCGCATCATGTCGTACACCGAGAGCAGCGACACGCCGTTCAAGCTCCGCGGCGTGAGTGCCGGTGAGGACACGCTGATCCTCAACGCCACCGGCCTCCCCACGCAGCGCGTGCCGGTGACGGTGCAGCCGGGCGTGCTGCGCCTCGCGCCGAACACGCCGAGCGTCATCACCGTCGGGGATTCATTGCTGGTGACGGTAAACTTCGCCGGGGCGGACGGCGTCATCGGGGCGACGACTTCGTCGAACGTCACGCTGAACTTCGGCTTCCTCGATGCGACGCTCCGTCTCGCGCCGAGCGTGGTGCATGCCGTCGACAACGCGCTGGTGGTACCGCCCGGTGCCACAGCGGCGAGCTTCTGGCTCAAGGCCACGAGCGCCGGCGTCGGCACGTTCGAGATCAACAGCGAGAGCTTCCGCACCTTGCGCATCACCGTCGAAGCGCGCGCCAGACCTTGA